One Megasphaera elsdenii DSM 20460 genomic window carries:
- the dapF gene encoding diaminopimelate epimerase: MKFVKMHGLGNDFVFLEDKNGADKDFSQLAIKMCAPHTGIGADGIIVIVPSDKADVRMRIINADGSEAEMCGNGIRCFAKYVYDNGIIDKKEFAVETLAGIMKPKVTVGDDGKVSLVTINMGKPFTDRAQIPMEGPSGPVIDEPIDIDGKTYKITSLLMGVPHTMTYVKDVDAVDLHELGPKFETYKAFPRKTNMNFVQVIDDHTIKVHTWERGAGATLACGTGSCACAVGSFLNGFTGRSVDVQLYLGTLHIEYNEQDGNVYMTGPAAVTFTGDWLEA; encoded by the coding sequence ATGAAATTCGTAAAAATGCACGGTTTAGGCAATGACTTCGTCTTTTTGGAAGATAAGAACGGCGCTGACAAGGATTTTTCCCAGCTGGCCATCAAGATGTGCGCCCCTCATACGGGCATCGGTGCCGACGGCATCATCGTCATCGTGCCGAGCGATAAAGCCGACGTCCGCATGCGCATCATCAATGCCGACGGCAGTGAAGCGGAAATGTGCGGCAACGGCATCCGCTGCTTTGCCAAATACGTCTACGACAACGGCATCATCGACAAGAAAGAATTTGCTGTCGAAACCCTGGCGGGCATCATGAAACCGAAAGTCACTGTCGGCGACGACGGCAAAGTCAGCCTGGTCACGATCAACATGGGCAAACCCTTTACCGACCGCGCCCAGATTCCCATGGAAGGCCCGTCGGGTCCGGTCATCGATGAACCCATCGACATTGACGGCAAGACCTATAAGATCACCAGCCTGCTCATGGGCGTCCCCCACACCATGACTTACGTCAAGGATGTCGATGCCGTCGATCTCCATGAATTGGGCCCGAAATTTGAAACGTATAAAGCCTTCCCGCGCAAGACCAACATGAACTTCGTCCAGGTCATCGACGACCACACCATCAAAGTCCATACGTGGGAACGCGGTGCCGGGGCCACCCTGGCCTGCGGAACCGGCTCCTGCGCCTGCGCCGTCGGCTCTTTCCTGAACGGCTTCACCGGCCGCAGCGTCGACGTCCAGCTCTACTTGGGCACGCTGCACATCGAATACAACGAACAAGACGGCAACGTCTACATGACCGGCCCGGCCGCCGTCACCTTCACCGGCGACTGGCTGGAAGCGTAG
- the budA gene encoding acetolactate decarboxylase has translation MEREERQAIYQVSTLQALARGNYYGSTDMETLLLHGDTGLGTFHAVAGELIVIDGHAYRVLGDGSAVEAAQTDTTPFATVTWLRQQEPVLLKHQPSIEALKEIMTEHVRRLGINDVYIVRIDGHFRRVSARTELEQQEPYKPFAKVLETDERRFTFENIDGSLIGIYIPDYLSGVNTSGWHSHFISADRKKGGHVFDLDLEEGRVIFNKADRFILDMPHNKQFERGDLTAASQEEIKQIEQGK, from the coding sequence ATGGAAAGAGAAGAACGCCAGGCCATTTACCAGGTGTCTACGCTGCAGGCCCTGGCCCGCGGCAATTATTACGGCAGCACGGATATGGAAACACTGCTGCTCCATGGAGATACGGGGCTGGGCACGTTTCATGCCGTAGCCGGTGAACTCATCGTCATCGACGGCCACGCCTACCGCGTCTTAGGCGACGGATCGGCAGTAGAAGCGGCTCAGACCGATACAACGCCCTTCGCGACGGTAACGTGGCTGCGGCAGCAGGAGCCAGTCTTGCTGAAACATCAGCCTTCGATTGAAGCCTTGAAAGAAATCATGACGGAACATGTCCGCCGGCTGGGCATCAACGACGTCTACATCGTCCGCATCGACGGTCATTTCCGCCGTGTGTCGGCCCGGACCGAGCTGGAGCAGCAGGAGCCTTATAAGCCCTTTGCCAAAGTCCTGGAAACGGATGAACGCCGCTTTACCTTTGAAAATATAGACGGCAGCCTCATCGGGATTTACATTCCCGACTACTTGAGCGGTGTCAATACGTCGGGCTGGCATTCCCACTTCATTTCAGCGGACCGGAAAAAAGGCGGCCACGTCTTTGACCTGGATCTGGAAGAAGGCCGGGTCATCTTCAACAAAGCCGACCGCTTCATCCTCGACATGCCTCATAACAAGCAGTTCGAACGAGGTGACCTGACAGCAGCTTCACAGGAAGAAATCAAACAGATTGAACAAGGGAAATAA
- a CDS encoding hydratase, protein MIQLYDGGAYLVHGTDVVPEQDVAKLRQLTGKTISKEEGRKGTIAYSILKNHNTSGSMEHLKIKFDAMASHDITFVGIIQTAKASGMEKFPLPYVLTNCHNSLCAVGGTINEDDHVFGLSAAKKYGGIFVPPHVAVIHQYMREKMAGCGRMIIGSDSHTRYGALGTMAVGEGGGELVKQLLCDTYDIAYPGVVGVYLTGKPSPAVGPHDIAIAIVGAVFKNGYVKNKVMEFVGPGVASMTTDYRNSVDVMTTETTCLSSVWRTDEDTKAYLTQHGRGDAYKELNPADVAYYDGMIYIDLSTIKPMIAMPMHPSNAFIIDELNANLEDILHETEEAINGRMSNKDLKYSLTDKIQNGKLQVQQGVIAGCAGGNYSNVMAAAHILKQASCGNGNFTLDVYPSSQPVYLDLVRKGAVASLLEAGAIFKTAFCGPCFGAGDTPANNAFSIRHTTRNFPNREGSKPGNGQFASVALMDARSIAATAANGGVLTSAEGYMDDYVETPYDYDDQPYATRVYQGFGQADEGASLVYGPNIKDWPDMEPLADSVLLKVCSKILDPVTTTDELIPSGETSSYRSNPLGLAEFTLSRRDPEYVGRAKAVDKVERARLAGDCPAGVDPALKDVFAVLRAHFGDVSMKDVEIGSMIYCIKPGDGSAREQAASCQRVLGGLANICQEYATKRYRSNVINWGMLPFQMEGKPDFEIGDYIYVPDVKKALDGDMKAIKAYVVGKDLCELSLYIAPMTDDEKKIVKAGCLINYNKKR, encoded by the coding sequence ATGATTCAGTTATATGATGGAGGCGCGTACCTGGTTCACGGGACAGATGTCGTACCGGAACAGGATGTGGCCAAACTCAGACAGCTCACAGGCAAGACTATTTCGAAAGAAGAAGGGCGGAAGGGGACCATCGCCTATTCTATCTTGAAAAATCACAATACATCAGGGTCCATGGAACACTTGAAAATCAAGTTCGATGCCATGGCTTCCCATGACATTACCTTTGTCGGCATCATCCAGACGGCAAAAGCCTCGGGAATGGAAAAATTCCCGCTCCCGTATGTGCTGACAAACTGTCACAATTCGCTCTGCGCCGTCGGCGGCACGATTAATGAAGACGACCACGTCTTCGGCTTGTCGGCAGCCAAGAAATATGGTGGCATCTTCGTTCCGCCTCACGTTGCCGTCATTCATCAGTACATGCGTGAAAAGATGGCCGGTTGCGGCCGCATGATCATCGGTTCCGACAGCCATACGCGCTATGGCGCCTTAGGGACCATGGCCGTCGGCGAAGGCGGCGGCGAGCTGGTCAAGCAGCTCTTGTGCGATACCTATGATATCGCCTATCCTGGCGTCGTCGGCGTCTACCTGACGGGGAAACCGAGCCCGGCCGTCGGCCCGCACGACATTGCCATCGCCATCGTCGGTGCCGTCTTCAAGAACGGCTATGTCAAGAACAAGGTCATGGAATTCGTCGGTCCTGGCGTCGCTTCCATGACGACGGATTACCGCAACAGCGTCGACGTCATGACGACGGAGACGACCTGCCTGTCGTCGGTATGGCGGACCGATGAAGACACTAAGGCCTATTTAACCCAGCACGGCCGCGGCGATGCCTATAAGGAATTGAATCCGGCCGACGTCGCCTACTATGACGGTATGATTTACATCGACCTGAGCACGATCAAGCCGATGATTGCCATGCCCATGCATCCCAGCAACGCCTTTATTATTGATGAGCTCAATGCCAATCTGGAAGATATCCTCCACGAAACAGAAGAAGCCATCAACGGCCGCATGAGCAATAAAGATTTGAAATACAGCCTGACCGATAAGATCCAGAACGGGAAACTCCAGGTCCAGCAGGGCGTCATCGCCGGCTGTGCCGGCGGCAACTACAGCAATGTCATGGCTGCCGCCCACATCCTGAAACAGGCTTCCTGCGGTAATGGCAATTTCACCCTCGACGTCTATCCGTCGTCGCAGCCGGTCTACCTCGACCTGGTCCGCAAAGGTGCTGTCGCCTCTCTCCTGGAAGCCGGTGCCATCTTCAAGACGGCTTTCTGCGGCCCCTGCTTCGGCGCAGGCGATACGCCGGCCAATAATGCCTTCAGCATCCGCCATACGACGCGTAACTTCCCGAACCGCGAAGGTTCCAAGCCGGGCAACGGCCAGTTCGCTTCCGTCGCCCTCATGGATGCCCGTTCCATCGCCGCGACAGCAGCCAATGGCGGCGTCCTGACCTCGGCCGAAGGTTATATGGACGACTACGTCGAAACACCTTACGATTACGATGACCAGCCCTATGCTACCCGCGTCTACCAGGGCTTCGGCCAGGCCGATGAAGGCGCTTCCCTGGTCTATGGCCCGAACATCAAGGATTGGCCGGACATGGAACCCCTGGCCGATTCGGTCCTGCTCAAGGTCTGCTCGAAAATCCTCGACCCGGTCACGACGACAGACGAACTCATCCCGTCTGGCGAAACGTCGTCGTACCGGTCCAATCCCCTGGGCCTGGCGGAATTTACCTTGTCCCGCCGCGATCCGGAATACGTCGGCCGGGCCAAAGCCGTCGACAAAGTTGAACGGGCCCGCCTGGCCGGCGACTGCCCGGCCGGTGTCGATCCGGCCTTGAAAGACGTCTTTGCCGTCTTGCGCGCTCATTTCGGCGACGTTTCCATGAAAGACGTAGAAATCGGCAGCATGATCTACTGCATCAAGCCCGGCGACGGTTCAGCCCGCGAACAGGCTGCCAGCTGCCAGCGCGTCCTCGGCGGCCTGGCCAACATCTGCCAGGAATATGCGACCAAGCGCTATCGTTCCAACGTCATCAACTGGGGTATGCTGCCCTTCCAGATGGAAGGCAAACCGGACTTTGAAATCGGCGATTACATCTATGTACCGGACGTCAAAAAAGCCCTCGACGGCGATATGAAAGCCATCAAGGCCTATGTCGTCGGCAAGGACTTGTGCGAATTGTCGCTGTACATCGCTCCCATGACGGACGATGAAAAGAAGATTGTCAAAGCCGGCTGCCTCATCAATTATAATAAAAAACGCTGA
- a CDS encoding citrate synthase translates to MDKNIYLAQFYGKSQNYTQIPREWFTKYGVKRGLRNEDHTGVLVGLTRIADVVGYQRDEKGQKVDCDGVLYYRGIDIRELAKVENYRGYLYEEASFLLLFGYLPTEDELNAFCKVLQNGYDLPDDFLEMNLLRLPGKNLMNKLQHALLTLYNYDPDPDNTDVYQTLRKGLNIMSKLPSIAVYAYMSKVHYYNRKSLVIHYPRKDYSTAENILSMLRPDSKFTPKEAQLLDLLLFLHADHGGGTNSTFTNIVVSSTDTDLYSSMASSVGALKGPRHGGANIRVSLMMEQVIDAIGIKATDEQIVDVIHQILNKKFKGCHDGLVYGFGHAVYTLSDPRAEIMRHYCGILAKEKGMTDIFRFYNRFEKLAMKTLKEEKGVNMCSNVDYYSGFAYNMLGIPRDLYTPLFVISRMVGWLAHNIEHKLYDNRIVRPAAKYVGDLMDYIPRKDR, encoded by the coding sequence TTGGACAAAAATATTTATTTAGCCCAGTTTTATGGCAAGTCACAGAACTACACACAGATTCCCCGCGAATGGTTCACCAAGTACGGCGTAAAGCGCGGCCTGCGCAATGAAGATCATACTGGCGTCCTCGTCGGCCTGACCCGCATTGCCGATGTCGTCGGCTACCAGCGCGACGAAAAAGGCCAAAAAGTCGATTGCGACGGCGTCTTGTACTATCGCGGCATCGACATTCGCGAGCTGGCTAAAGTGGAAAATTATAGAGGCTATTTATACGAAGAAGCCAGCTTTCTCCTCCTCTTCGGTTATTTGCCGACTGAAGATGAACTGAATGCCTTCTGCAAGGTTTTACAAAACGGCTACGACCTGCCGGACGACTTCCTGGAAATGAACCTCCTGCGCCTGCCCGGCAAGAACTTAATGAATAAACTGCAGCACGCCCTGCTGACCCTCTATAACTACGACCCCGACCCGGATAACACCGACGTCTACCAGACCCTCCGAAAGGGCTTGAACATCATGAGCAAGCTGCCGTCCATCGCGGTCTATGCTTATATGTCCAAAGTCCATTATTACAACCGCAAGAGCCTGGTCATCCACTATCCCCGCAAAGACTATTCGACGGCTGAAAACATCTTGTCCATGCTGCGGCCGGACAGCAAGTTCACGCCGAAAGAAGCGCAGCTCCTGGATCTCCTCTTATTTCTCCACGCCGACCACGGCGGCGGCACGAACTCGACGTTCACCAATATCGTCGTCTCGTCGACGGATACGGACCTCTACTCCAGCATGGCCAGCTCTGTCGGCGCCCTCAAGGGACCGCGTCACGGCGGCGCCAATATCCGCGTCTCCCTGATGATGGAACAAGTCATCGACGCCATCGGCATTAAGGCCACAGATGAACAAATCGTCGACGTCATCCACCAGATACTCAATAAGAAATTCAAAGGCTGTCACGATGGCCTGGTCTACGGCTTCGGCCACGCCGTCTACACCTTGTCGGACCCGCGCGCCGAAATCATGCGCCACTACTGCGGCATCCTGGCCAAGGAAAAAGGCATGACCGATATCTTCCGCTTCTACAACCGCTTCGAAAAGCTGGCCATGAAGACCTTGAAAGAAGAAAAAGGCGTCAACATGTGCAGCAACGTCGATTATTACAGCGGCTTCGCCTACAATATGCTGGGCATCCCGCGCGACCTCTATACACCGCTCTTCGTCATCAGCCGTATGGTCGGCTGGCTGGCCCACAACATCGAACACAAGCTGTATGATAACCGTATCGTCCGTCCGGCAGCGAAATACGTCGGCGACCTGATGGATTATATTCCCAGAAAGGACAGATAA
- a CDS encoding isocitrate/isopropylmalate dehydrogenase family protein — translation MKTITVFKGDGIGPEITDAVLQILDAAKAPLSYEIFNVGAAEYERHGALIPDDAFASFEKTRLLLKSPITTPIGKGFRSLNVTLRNKYDLYANIRPAKSNTAVKTPFPNVDIVTFRENTEDLYIGVEYKMNEDTVHAIKLITRKASERIIKAAFDYAVAHGRKKVTCVHKANILKMSDGLFLDIFHTIAKDYPQIESDDKIVDNTCMQMVMRPEQFDIIVTPNLYGDILSDLTSGLIGGLGLLPSMNVGDDYAMFEAVHGSAPDIAGKHIANPTALLWSACMLLEYIGETAIAAKIRKAVDEVLAEKQHLTPDLGGSATTEEYRDAVIAKL, via the coding sequence ATGAAGACAATTACCGTATTCAAAGGCGACGGCATCGGCCCGGAAATCACCGACGCTGTTCTGCAGATCCTCGACGCCGCCAAGGCTCCCCTTTCCTATGAAATTTTCAACGTCGGCGCTGCCGAATATGAACGCCACGGCGCCCTCATCCCGGACGACGCTTTCGCTTCGTTTGAAAAGACCCGTCTCCTGCTGAAATCGCCAATCACCACGCCTATCGGCAAGGGGTTCCGCTCGCTCAACGTCACGCTGCGCAACAAATACGACCTCTATGCCAATATCCGTCCGGCCAAATCGAACACAGCCGTCAAGACGCCCTTCCCCAACGTCGACATCGTCACTTTCCGGGAAAACACGGAAGACCTGTACATCGGCGTCGAATACAAGATGAATGAAGACACGGTCCACGCCATCAAGCTCATCACCCGCAAGGCCAGTGAACGCATCATTAAGGCCGCTTTCGACTACGCCGTAGCCCATGGACGCAAAAAGGTTACCTGCGTCCATAAGGCCAATATCCTCAAGATGAGCGACGGCTTGTTCCTCGACATCTTCCACACCATCGCCAAGGATTATCCGCAAATCGAAAGCGACGACAAAATCGTCGACAACACGTGCATGCAGATGGTCATGCGTCCGGAACAGTTCGATATCATCGTCACGCCCAACCTCTATGGCGACATCCTGTCCGACCTGACCAGCGGTCTCATCGGCGGCCTGGGCCTGCTCCCGTCCATGAACGTCGGCGACGACTATGCCATGTTCGAAGCCGTCCACGGCAGTGCCCCGGATATAGCCGGTAAACACATCGCCAACCCGACGGCTCTCTTGTGGTCGGCCTGCATGCTCCTGGAATATATCGGCGAAACGGCTATTGCCGCCAAGATCCGCAAAGCCGTCGACGAAGTCCTGGCCGAAAAACAGCATCTGACACCGGATTTGGGCGGCAGCGCCACGACGGAAGAATACCGCGACGCCGTCATTGCCAAACTGTAA
- a CDS encoding AraC family transcriptional regulator: MAQKTGYLAEKLKLFHLSDKRQWTCPYHYHDFDKITLFFRGHVSYDVEGTAYDLQPFDIVVIPAGRIHRPIIYGDAVYERIIAYISPSYLQGYERRGCPAGQIFTRENAPILRQPQEADNLYNVSCRLRRAWADMGPESPLLQETLFTEFMIHLTRALQKDKLHVVQKGHQNEKIRRILAYIEENLSGDLSISSLAAAFFMSPDYLMHLFKAETGMTAASYITTKRLQKARHLMQEGRALTEICYDCGFTNYSTFYRAWKNHYHTSPKEGSRAFPDSFDE, encoded by the coding sequence ATGGCTCAGAAAACCGGTTATTTAGCAGAAAAACTGAAACTCTTCCATCTCTCGGACAAGCGGCAGTGGACCTGCCCCTATCATTATCACGACTTCGACAAGATTACCCTTTTCTTCCGGGGCCATGTGTCGTATGACGTGGAAGGGACGGCTTACGACCTGCAGCCCTTCGACATCGTCGTCATCCCGGCCGGCAGGATCCACCGCCCCATCATCTATGGCGATGCCGTCTACGAACGCATCATAGCCTATATTTCTCCATCTTACTTACAGGGCTATGAACGCCGCGGCTGTCCGGCCGGGCAGATATTCACGCGGGAAAACGCACCCATCCTGCGCCAGCCCCAGGAAGCGGACAATTTATACAATGTATCGTGCCGCCTGCGCCGGGCCTGGGCCGACATGGGCCCGGAAAGCCCGCTCCTGCAGGAAACGCTGTTTACGGAGTTCATGATCCACCTAACGCGGGCCCTGCAGAAAGACAAGCTCCACGTCGTCCAGAAAGGCCATCAGAATGAAAAGATACGCCGCATCCTGGCCTATATCGAAGAAAACCTGAGCGGCGACCTGTCCATTTCCAGCCTGGCCGCGGCCTTTTTCATGAGCCCCGATTACCTCATGCACCTCTTCAAGGCCGAGACGGGCATGACCGCCGCCAGCTACATCACGACGAAACGGCTGCAAAAAGCCCGCCACCTCATGCAGGAGGGGCGGGCTTTGACGGAAATCTGCTATGACTGCGGATTCACCAATTATTCGACGTTCTACCGGGCCTGGAAAAATCACTACCACACGTCCCCAAAAGAAGGAAGCCGCGCTTTTCCCGACAGTTTCGATGAATGA
- a CDS encoding NAD(P)H-dependent glycerol-3-phosphate dehydrogenase encodes MKITVLGCGRWGSFHAWYADHIGHDVTLWGRPGSQHLQELLETRKNEYLSLPASISLTSDLKAALDAADICIISISAQQLRSFARQLKAAGFAPSLPFVLAMKGLEEGSGKRLTTVMAEELEPAVRTAVWVGPGHVQDFISGMPNCMVIASADEGLTHFLVDTFTSPLIRFYYGQDLLGIEIGAAAKNVMGIAAGMLDGAHLTSLKGALMARGAHELSVLVAAMGGQAMTVYGLSHLGDYEATLFSLHSNNRRFGQDFIEGRPFKKLAEGVSTTEALLDLSQKYGVELPITAAVHAIIKEKKDPHEVLKNLFLRSTKCE; translated from the coding sequence ATGAAGATTACCGTCTTAGGCTGCGGCCGCTGGGGCAGTTTCCACGCCTGGTACGCCGACCACATCGGCCATGACGTCACCTTGTGGGGCCGTCCCGGTTCGCAGCACTTGCAGGAACTTTTAGAGACCCGGAAGAACGAATACCTGAGCCTTCCCGCTTCCATCTCGTTGACATCGGACCTGAAGGCCGCCCTGGACGCTGCCGATATCTGCATCATCTCCATCAGCGCCCAGCAGCTGCGCTCCTTTGCCCGTCAGCTGAAAGCAGCCGGCTTTGCCCCATCCCTGCCCTTTGTCCTGGCCATGAAGGGCCTGGAGGAAGGGAGCGGCAAACGATTGACGACGGTCATGGCCGAAGAACTGGAACCGGCCGTACGCACGGCCGTCTGGGTCGGTCCGGGCCACGTCCAGGATTTCATCAGCGGCATGCCCAACTGCATGGTCATCGCCTCGGCTGATGAAGGCCTGACCCATTTCTTAGTCGATACCTTCACCAGTCCCCTCATCCGCTTCTACTATGGTCAGGACCTATTAGGCATCGAAATCGGCGCTGCCGCCAAGAACGTCATGGGCATCGCCGCCGGTATGCTCGACGGCGCCCATCTGACCAGCCTGAAAGGGGCCCTCATGGCCCGCGGCGCTCACGAGCTCTCGGTCCTAGTCGCCGCCATGGGCGGCCAGGCCATGACCGTCTACGGTCTGAGCCACCTCGGCGACTACGAAGCGACCCTCTTTTCCCTGCACAGCAATAACCGCCGCTTCGGCCAGGACTTCATCGAAGGCAGGCCCTTCAAAAAACTGGCCGAAGGCGTCAGCACGACCGAAGCCCTCCTCGACTTATCCCAAAAATACGGCGTAGAACTGCCCATTACGGCAGCCGTCCATGCCATCATCAAAGAAAAAAAGGACCCCCACGAGGTCCTGAAAAATCTATTTCTCCGTTCTACTAAATGTGAATAA